A stretch of DNA from Agrobacterium cucumeris:
CAGCCTTTATCGACGCCGCCTCCGCCTGCAGAAACGCCTGTTTGTCGGATATTTCGTGCCATCGATGGACCCGGAAGCGCTTTTGCAGTTCAGCTTCTATCTGTGGCTGAAGCGGATAGGTTTGCAGAAGATCGGGCTTCATGCGCGCTCCTTAGCCGCGACCGACGAAAGGCATGCCGCTCGCCATCACGGTCATGGTCAGCACATTCGCTTCAAGTGGCAGCGAGGCCATGTGGACCACGGCCTTGGCGACGATGCCGGCGTCGATGGTCGGCTCAATGGCGGTGCTGCCATCCGCCTGCAACACGCCGGTCGCCATGGCGCGGGTCATCTCGGTGCTGGCATTGCCGATATCGATCTGCCCGCAGGCGATGTTGAACGCCCGACCGTCCAGAGCGGCGGATTTTGTAAGTCCGGTAATGGCGTGTTTGGTCGCTGTGTAAGGCGCGGACCGCGGACGCGGCGTGGTGGCCGAAATCGAGCCATTATTGATGATGCGCCCGCCCTGTGGTGACTGCGCCTTCATCTGGTGAAACGCCGCCTGCGTGCAGAGGAAAGCGCCAGTGAGGTTGGCCCCGACCACCGCGTTCCAGGTTTCGAACGGCACGTCTTCGATATGGACCGCCGGTGCCGACATGCCGGCGTTGTTGACCAGAAGATCGAGACGGCCGAAACGACCGGTGACCTCGGCGAACAGCCGTTCGACATCGGCCGGAACGGAAATATCGGCCGCGACGGCCAGAACGCGGTCTCGATGTTCGCGCCATTCGCCGACAGCGGCGTCCAGAATCTCACGCCGCCGCCCCGTGATCGCAACGCTGTAACCATCTTCCAGAAGCGCCTCGGCAATCGCCTTGCCGACGCCTGTTCCTCCACCCGTGACGAGCGCGATCTTTCCCCCACTCATGCTGTTTTCCCTTCCAGTTCATCTTCCACATGCGCCTGAATGATTTCGGCAAAGGATGTTTCCGCCCGGAAGCCGAGGGACAGAGCGAGCTGCGGATCGTAATCCTCGGCCCAGCCGTCGACGATCCGGATGATCCGCTCGTCGGGAACACGCTTGATAAGCGCCACAGCCTTTTCCCCAGCGAAGGCACGCAGAGCCTCGATCTCGTCGGCAACCGTGGCCGAAAGCCCCGGCATGATGAGATTGCGACGAACGCCAAGCCCGGAAAGATCGACGGTCGCGGCGCGCAGCAGGAAGGCGACGGCCGAACGCGGGCTGGCGAACCAGTGGCGCACGGTATCGGCAACGGGCAGCACCGCTTGCTGGCCCACCAGCGGTTCGCGCAGGATATTGGAGAAGAAGCCGGAGGCGGCCGCGTTCGGCTTGCCGGGGCGGATGCAGATGGTGGGCAAGCGGATGCTGACGCCATCGAAGAAACCACGACGGCTATAATCCGCGAGCAAAAGCTCCACGATCGCCTTCTGCGTACCGTAGCTGGTCAGCGGAGCCGTCAGGAACTCATCGCCGATCACCTTCGGGAATGGCGAGCCGAACACGGCGAGCGACGAGCAGAA
This window harbors:
- a CDS encoding SDR family oxidoreductase; amino-acid sequence: MSGGKIALVTGGGTGVGKAIAEALLEDGYSVAITGRRREILDAAVGEWREHRDRVLAVAADISVPADVERLFAEVTGRFGRLDLLVNNAGMSAPAVHIEDVPFETWNAVVGANLTGAFLCTQAAFHQMKAQSPQGGRIINNGSISATTPRPRSAPYTATKHAITGLTKSAALDGRAFNIACGQIDIGNASTEMTRAMATGVLQADGSTAIEPTIDAGIVAKAVVHMASLPLEANVLTMTVMASGMPFVGRG
- the denD gene encoding D-erythronate dehydrogenase, with amino-acid sequence MHILIIGAAGMIGRKLTQRLAADGTLGGVKISQMTLTDVFEPVAPKGFGGTVTLERSDLSNAGVAEKLIAKRPDVIFNLAAVVSGEAEADFEKGYRINLDGGRSLFEAIRLEHQKDGYRPRVVFCSSLAVFGSPFPKVIGDEFLTAPLTSYGTQKAIVELLLADYSRRGFFDGVSIRLPTICIRPGKPNAAASGFFSNILREPLVGQQAVLPVADTVRHWFASPRSAVAFLLRAATVDLSGLGVRRNLIMPGLSATVADEIEALRAFAGEKAVALIKRVPDERIIRIVDGWAEDYDPQLALSLGFRAETSFAEIIQAHVEDELEGKTA